One genomic window of Melitaea cinxia chromosome 10, ilMelCinx1.1, whole genome shotgun sequence includes the following:
- the LOC123657186 gene encoding uncharacterized protein LOC123657186, translating to MRTGFPDTNGSSNGADDLRKTALIDVELKRLNIAVSALQETRLPDEGSIREASYTFFWKGRDSTAAREHGVGFAIRNDLLSAMETPRGISERIMVLRMRSNCGFVTFISAYAPTLVSPDEAKDQFYDQLTETVRGVSSSDRLYILGDFNARVGQDSSAWPDCVGPHGIGKLNENGQRLLEFCSSQLLCVTNTFFKGKPMRRVSWKHPRSGHWHQLDLVLTRRKDLRETIHTRTFHSAECDTDHSLVVTRVALIHKKIHSSKPPGKKKLDLPKTRHDDLIRDFEDLVRKETETWNVNATVEDEWSNVRTLLTETAAKAFGYQRAKSQDWFTENIEQLSPLLDSKRDAALAHRLNPNPKTREELTISKAALQRSTRHFANVYWTNICHNIQACADSGNFSGVYSGIKQAIGPVSKKTAPLKEADGSVITDRHRQMERWVEHFTTLYATPVSIEPEAVQSMPKLDTWSQLDDLPTIREYHIAVKQLKRGKSPGSDGTQAEILKLKCVSPILHSLLCKCWEAGCVPRDMRDANIITLYKGKGDRGDCNSYRGISLLSSVGKLFGRVILGKLQKLANRVYPEAQCGFRPRRSTVDMIFSLRQLQEKCREQKTPLYVAFVDLNKAFDTVSREGLYTALKCIGCPPKLLSLVQSFHEDMKGAVVFDGQTSDRFEMRRGVRQGCVLAPTLFGIFFSIILRTAFGDSQQGIHLHTRVDGKLFNISLLQAKQKRHDLFVDSLLFADDAAFVANSVLELQTIMDKFSKACTLFSMSINPKKTVVLAQGSAEIPAIMLDSTALQVVDRFCYLGSTVSNNLSLEAEINTRIGKAATTFGRLSTRVWNNKHLTNRTKMIVFQACVLSTLLYGAETWTSYAKQERQINTFYMRCLRNILGISWKDRATNERVLQIARMPSLTAMLKQRRLRWLGHVHRMDPSRLPRQIMLGAVANARRDVGRPLLRFKDCAKRDMVAFNINHNSWEKLAENRDQWRKSVKDGQQHHDEAWFGLLSDRRNKKHQNSDISDTSTSFPCSVCGRICRSRIGLYSHQKKCSSDTA from the coding sequence ATGAGGACAGGCTTCCCAGACACCAATGGAAGCTCAAATGGCGCTGACGACCTGCGCAAAACTGCCTTAATCGATGTCGAGCTCAAAAGACTTAACATAGCGGTTTCCGCACTGCAAGAGACCAGACTACCGGACGAAGGCTCAATACGCGAGGCCTCATATACATTTTTCTGGAAGGGAAGGGACTCTACTGCCGCACGTGAGCATGGCGTTGGTTTCGCAATCCGCAATGATCTCCTTTCCGCAATGGAAACTCCTCGAGGAATTTCGGAGCGCATTATGGTGTTGAGGATGCGAAGCAACTGCGgctttgttacttttatttccGCATATGCCCCAACACTAGTTTCACCTGACGAAGCCAAAGACCAATTTTACGACCAACTCACTGAGACGGTACGTGGCGTAAGTTCTAGTGACAGGCTTTACATCTTGGGTGACTTTAACGCCCGGGTCGGCCAGGACAGCTCTGCTTGGCCCGATTGTGTGGGTCCCCACGGCATTGGAAAACTCAACGAGAACGGACAACGTTTACTTGAGTTCTGCTCGAGCCAATTGCTGTGTGTGACCAATACTTTCTTCAAGGGTAAGCCTATGCGTAGGGTGTCCTGGAAGCACCCTCGCTCTGGTCACTGGCACCAGCTAGACCTAGTCCTCACCAGAAGAAAAGACCTCCGCGAAACCATTCACACGCGTACATTCCACAGCGCTGAATGTGACACTGATCATTCCCTAGTAGTAACACGTGTAGCCCTGATCCACAAAAAGATTCATTCGTCCAAACCACCTGGTAAGAAGAAATTAGACCTTCCTAAAACTAGGCATGACGATTTGATTCGTGATTTTGAGGATTTGGTACGTAAGGAGACTGAAACTTGGAATGTAAATGCGACCGTCGAAGACGAATGGAGCAATGTCAGAACTCTTCTCACGGAAACAGCTGCCAAAGCTTTCGGCTATCAGAGAGCTAAATCTCAAGACTGGTTCACTGAAAATATAGAGCAACTTTCACCCTTGCTTGACTCTAAACGCGACGCTGCTCTTGCTCACCGTCTGAATCCTAATCCAAAGACGCGCGAAGAGCTTACAATTTCTAAAGCAGCTCTTCAACGCAGCACACGCCACTTTGCGAATGTCTATTGGACCAATATTTGCCACAACATCCAAGCGTGTGCAGACTCAGGAAACTTCAGCGGTGTGTACTCTGGTATAAAACAGGCCATCGGCCCAGTTTCCAAAAAGACAGCTCCCCTTAAAGAAGCTGATGGCTCTGTTATAACAGATCGTCATCGACAAATGGAACGTTGGGTAGAACACTTCACCACTCTCTATGCAACTCCAGTCAGCATCGAACCGGAGGCTGTTCAGAGCATGCCTAAACTGGATACTTGGAGTCAATTAGACGACCTACCTACTATAAGGGAATACCACATTGCTGTAAAGCAGCTTAAGCGCGGTAAGAGTCCTGGTAGTGATGGAACCCAAGCAGAAATACTCAAACTTAAGTGCGTGTCACCTATTCTGCACAGTCTGCTGTGTAAGTGCTGGGAGGCGGGGTGCGTGCCTCGGGATATGCGTGATGCCAACATCATCACACTATACAAAGGGAAAGGGGATCGCGGCGATTGCAACTCCTACCGTGGCATTTCCCTTTTGAGCTCAGTCGGCAAGCTATTTGGACGTGTAATATTAGGAAAGCTCCAAAAACTTGCAAATCGCGTATATCCTGAGGCACAGTGTGGTTTTCGCCCCCGGCGTTCCACAGTCGATATGATTTTCTCCCTTCGCCAATTACAGGAGAAGTGCAGAGAGCAGAAAACGCCATTGTACGTGGCGTTTGTTGACTTAAATAAGGCCTTCGATACCGTCAGCAGGGAGGGTCTTTATACTGCACTGAAATGCATTGGGTGTCCACCGAAACTCTTGAGCCTTGTTCAATCCTTTCACGAGGATATGAAGGGCGCTGTAGTTTTTGATGGCCAAACGTCTGATCGGTTCGAAATGCGTAGGGGTGTCCGTCAGGGCTGCGTGTTGGCTCCTACCCTGTTTGGTATATTCTTTTCGATTATCCTAAGAACTGCTTTCGGCGATAGCCAACAGGGTATCCACCTTCATACAAGAGTAGACGGAAAGCTATTCAACATCTCACTGCTTCAAGCTAAACAAAAGCGTCATGATCTTTTCGTTGACTCTTTGTTATTTGCCGATGATGCAGCTTTTGTGGCAAACTCAGTTCTCGAGCTTCAAACAATCATGGACAAATTTTCCAAAGCATGCACTTTGTTTTCCATGTCCATAAACCCCAAAAAAACTGTGGTTCTAGCGCAAGGCAGTGCAGAAATACCTGCAATAATGCTGGATAGCACTGCTTTACAAGTGGTTGATAGGTTCTGCTACCTGGGATCGACTGTCTCGAACAATCTCTCTCTAGAAGCAGAGATCAATACTCGCATCGGAAAAGCGGCGACTACGTTCGGGCGGCTCAGTACAAGAGTGTGGAACAACAAACATCTTACCAACAGGACCAAGATGATAGTATTTCAGGCCTGTGTTTTGAGCACGCTCTTGTACGGAGCGGAGACGTGGACGTCCTATGCGAAGCAAGAACGTCAGATTAACACTTTTTATATGCGCTGCCTACGGAACATCCTGGGTATAAGTTGGAAAGACAGAGCGACCAACGAGAGGGTTCTACAAATTGCGCGGATGCCCAGTCTAACTGCCATGCTAAAACAGCGTCGGCTGCGTTGGTTGGGGCATGTACACCGGATGGACCCCTCTCGACTTCCGCGGCAGATCATGCTTGGCGCAGTTGCGAACGCAAGGAGGGATGTTGGGAGGCCTTTGCTCCGTTTTAAAGACTGCGCCAAGCGCGATATGGTCGCTTTTAACATAAATCACAACAGCTGGGAAAAGTTAGCCGAGAACAGAGACCAATGGCGTAAGAGCGTGAAGGATGGTCAACAACATCACGATGAAGCCTGGTTTGGACTCTTATCGGACAGGAGAAACAAAAAACACCAGAACAGCGACATCAGTGACACTAGCACATCTTTTCCTTGTTCGGTGTGTGGTAGAATCTGCCGCTCCCGTATCGGCTTGTACAGCCATCAGAAGAAATGCTCTTCAGACACCGCTTAA